In one Aricia agestis chromosome 21, ilAriAges1.1, whole genome shotgun sequence genomic region, the following are encoded:
- the LOC121737839 gene encoding U3 small nucleolar ribonucleoprotein protein IMP4-like has product MIRRQARLRREYLYRKSVEDKQKSIQAKKDQLKRSLEENIPIHGDLRKEAIALQKRIEYEDKGPERAAVIGGFSGGANTLSSQDDEYRYAGVEDPKIMITTSREPSARLKMFVKELRLIFPNSQRMNRGGYEMSQLIHACRANDVTDFIVVHEHRGVPDSLVICHLPYGPTASFTLSGVVMRHDIPDIGPMSEQYPHLIFHNFKTELGLRTMSILKYLFPVPKPDSKRVITFANNDDYICFRQHTYRKAGKDVELTEVGPRFQMKLYEIKLGTLEALDAADTEWALRPYMNTAAKRRFLSLEDGWQEDAD; this is encoded by the exons atgatACGCAGACAAGCCCGGTTACGGCGGGAATACTTATACAGAAAATCAGTGGAGGACAAACAAAAAAGTATACAAGCAAAAAAAGATCAACTTAAACGAAGCTTAGAAGAGAATATTCCTATTCATGGCGATTTAAGAAAGGAAGCGATTGCATTACAAAAAAGAATAGAATATGAAGACAAAG GACCTGAGCGAGCTGCAGTTATCGGTGGTTTCAGTGGGGGAGCCAACACACTCAGTTCACAGGATGATGAGTACAGATACGCCGGTGTTGAAGATCCCAAGATCATGATCACCACCTCACGAGAGCCGAGCGCTCGACTCAAGATGTTTGTGAAGGAGCTGAG ACTTATATTCCCAAACAGTCAGCGTATGAACCGTGGTGGGTACGAGATGTCGCAGTTAATCCACGCATGTCGGGCCAATGACGTCACCGACTTCATTGTAGTGCATGAGCACAGAGGTGTGCCAGATAGTTTG GTTATATGCCATTTGCCGTATGGGCCAACAGCATCATTCACTCTCTCTGGAGTCGTGATGAGGCATGATATTCCAGATATTGGACCAATGAGTGAACAGTACCCACATCTTATATTCCATAACTTCAAAACTGAACTAG gaTTAAGGACAATGAGTATATTGAAGTATTTGTTCCCTGTGCCGAAACCTGACTCCAAGAGGGTTATAACATTTGCCAACAATGATGACTACATCTGTTTCAGACAACATACATACAGAAAG GCCGGCAAAGACGTGGAGCTGACGGAAGTCGGTCCTAGGTTCCAAATGAAACTGTACGAAATTAAACTGGGCACGTTAGAAGCATTAGACGCGGCCGACACCGAATGGGCACTCCGCCCCTATATGAACACGGCTGCTAAGCGAAGATTCCTCAGTCTTGAGGATGGGTGGCAGGAAGATGcggattaa
- the LOC121737840 gene encoding U3 small nucleolar ribonucleoprotein protein IMP4-like → MLVTEPNRNRQANRCSIIKIMEQRKHPYFYQKPKEKYEKSLSIVHKMKDTVKLKSKESTVKLRDDVVEEIIKRPKIAITTSKLPSERLLLFIKELRLIFPNSYCLTRDGNMMSEMMRKCKVDGFTDLIVVHEYMEVPDSLVICHLPYGLTTSFTLSGVIMHSDMPVVAQMSDQTPHIVFNNFRSFLSMKIMSILQYLLPDTNMDSQRVITFTHEDGYISFRQHTHKQDGDHVKRRESGPRFQLKLIEMKFETPEALDAADEDWILRPYLNTNQHLRRLG, encoded by the exons ATGCTCGTAACAGAACCAAATAGGAATAGGCAAGCAAATAGATGTTCGATTATAAAGATAATGGAACAAAGGAAACAcccatatttttatcaaaaaccgaaagaaaaatatgaaaaatctcTTTCTATTGTACATAAAATGAAAG ATACGGTGAAGTTAAAATCGAAAGAAAGTACAGTAAAATTACGAGATGATGTAGttgaggaaataataaaacgtccCAAAATAGCTATAACTACTTCGAAACTCCCAAGTGAAAGACTGCTTTTATTTATTAAGGAACTTAG GTTAATTTTTCCAAATAGTTATTGTCTGACTCGGGATGGAAACATGATGTCtgaaatgatgagaaaatgtaAAGTGGATGGATTCACAGACCTCATTGTGGTACATGAATATATGGAGGTTCCTGATAGTTTG GTTATATGCCATTTGCCGTATGGACTGACAACATCATTCACATTATCAGGAGTCATAATGCACAGCGACATGCCCGTCGTGGCACAAATGAGTGACCAGACCCCTCATATTGTGTTCAACAACTTCAGATCATTTCTaa GTATGAAAATAATGagcatattacaatatttactgcCTGATACAAATATGGACTCTCAAAGAGTTATTACGTTTACACACGAGGACGGCTACATCAGTTTCAGACAGCATACTCACAAACAG gaCGGTGACCACGTAAAACGTAGAGAGTCCGGTCCACGTTTTCAATTGAAACTCATAGAAATGAAATTCGAAACCCCAGAAGCCTTGGATGCTGCAGATGAGGACTGGATACTTCGCccttatttaaatacaaacCAACATTTGCGAAGGCTTGGATAA
- the LOC121737826 gene encoding NADPH-dependent diflavin oxidoreductase 1, with amino-acid sequence MGNGKEGRLLVLYGSQTFTAQEIAERIWRKTKVLGFRGPVQAMDDYPISRLIHEEFALFVCATTGQGDEPDNMRRFWKFLLRKNLPNNSLMKLKFGVVGLGDSTYSKFNFVGKKLHKRLLQLGATPLLNIALCDYQHDLGHDAVLMPWLGNFFSTLKSYFPNIQTDTMNNSFVPRWKVSLVKTDSCDNQKNVSEDVYYGKGCRDHFLDSTYLELEKNDRTTDESHFQDVRHIIFKTVDGNPLQYSPGDIFNIRPRNSKEDVDDLFGIFETHNIDIKPYHLLSVEEYHDDMPVPDFLKQPLTLYEVAEQYWDLKAYPTQYFFSLLALISEDKLERDKCIELSSPEGQEDWLNYCRRPRRTVLEVLHDFHKSASKLTIEVLFELLSTIKPRSFSIAGSCLKSEGRRIELLIVVVKYYSKLKKARLGLASNWLKNLNVGDRVYGWIKRGTMKFPQDASIPLILIGPGTGLAPFRNLLQERSIQGTASSDTLHLFFGCRYKNKDFHCRQELEGMVDSGELTLYCAFSRDQENKIYVQHKIAENKDVLWNLLNRGGYIFISGNAKNMPDNVRDAFIEDVISEAGGISLEDAKKMLEDMERNNRLQVETW; translated from the exons ATGGGGAATGGAAAGGAAGGCAGATTATTAGTGTTATATGGCAGCCAAACGTTCACAGCTCAGGAAATAGCCGAGAGGATATGGCGGAAGACGAAAGTTTTGGGTTTCAGAGGTCCTGTACAGGCGATGGACGATTATCCAATTTCTCGTCTGATTCACGAGGAATTCGCTTTGTTTGTTTGTGCGACGACTGGGCAAGGGGATGAGCCGGATAATATGAGGAGGTTCTGGAAGTTTCTTCTGCGAAAAAACCTTCCAAACAACTCACTAATGAAGCTCAAATTTGGTGTCGTTGGCTTAGGAGATTCTACATATTCCAAATTCAATTTCGTCGGAAAGAAACTACATAAGCGTTTACTACAGCTTGGAGCTACGCCACTTTTGAATATAg CGCTGTGTGATTACCAACATGACCTCGGCCACGATGCAGTACTGATGCCTTGGTTGGGAAACTTCTTTAGCACCTTGAAGTCCTACTTCCCAAATATACAAACAGACACCATGAACAATTCTTTTGTACCACGCTGGAAAGTATCCCTAGTAAAGACGGATAGCTGTGATAACCAAAAAAATGTATCCGAGGATGTTTATTATGGTAAAGGCTGTAGGGATCATTTTTTGGATTCCACATATTTGGAACTGGAGAAGAATGATAGGACTACAGATGAAAGTCATTTTCAG GATGTCAGACACATCATATTCAAAACAGTTGACGGTAACCCATTACAATACTCACCGGGGGATATTTTCAATATACGACCACGGAATTCTAAGGAAGATGTTGATGATCTGTTTGGTATATTCGAAACGCACAATATAGATATAAAACCATATCATCTACTGTCAGTTGAAGAATATCATGATG ATATGCCAGTGCCTGATTTTCTAAAGCAGCCCTTAACATTGTACGAGGTAGCTGAACAGTATTGGGATTTGAAGGCCTACCCGACGCAGTATTTCTTCTCTCTTCTAGCTCTCATATCCGAAGATAAGTTGGAAAGGGACAAATGTATAGAGCTCAGTTCGCCCGAAGGTCAGGAGGATTGGTTGAACTATTGTAGGAGACCAAGACGGACTGTGTTAGAA GTGCTACACGACTTCCATAAGTCAGCCTCAAAACTTACAATAGAAGTATTATTTGAACTCCTATCTACAATCAAACCCAGATCATTTTCTATAGCGGGCAGTTGTCTCAAGTCCGAGGGGAGGAGGATAGAACTATTGATAGTAGTCGTCAAATATTATAGCAAGTTAAAGAAAGCTAGGCTCGGTCTAGCATCGAATTGGTTGAAGAATTTGAACGTCGGTGATCGGGTGTACGGTTGGATCAAGAGAGGGACAATGAAGTTTCCTCAAGACGCG aGCATTCCATTAATACTAATCGGGCCTGGTACTGGTCTGGCACCGTTCAGAAACTTACTCCAAGAGAGATCTATACAGGGTACCGCTAGCAGTGACACATTACATCTTTTCTTCGGCTGTCGATACAAGAATAAAGACTTCCATTGTAGACAAGAGTTAGAGGGAATGGTGGATTCTGGAGAATTGACATTGTATTGTGCGTTCTCAAGGGACCAGGAGAATAAAAT ATATGTACAACACAAGATAGCAGAAAATAAAGACGTATTGTGGAATTTACTGAACAGAGGTggttatatatttatatcagGTAACGCTAAGAATATGCCTGATAATGTCAGAGATGCATTCATAGAGGATGTTATATCTGAGGCTGGAGGAATCAGTTTGGAAGACGCTAAGAAAATGCTAGAAGATATGGAGAGAAATAATAGATTGCAAGTTGAGACttggtaa